AGGTTCTTGCTGCCCATTTAAGCGCATCTTCAGATCCTTTATACTCATCTTTAGATACCATATTTTTGTTTTTCAACCAAGCCAAAGCACGATGACTAGCATCATATTCAACTGGTAATGTAATAAAGCTAAACAAAGTTGCAAACCCCATCATAACCAAACCTGCAACAGCGACCCAATAACCTAATCCTAAGCCTGCTGCAGCACCTAACATAAGTCCTCCAAAAACAATCCAAGTAGACATTCCAGAAGTAACACTAACTATAGGCACTAAAGCAGATCGCATGGTTAACCATTGGTATGCTTTAGCATGTTGTACGGCATGTCCACATTCATGTGCAGCTACAGCTGCAGCCGCAGCATTACGTTGATTGTAAACTGCTTCACTTAAGTTTACTGTTTTATTTTTCGGGTTATAATGATCGGTTAAACGACCCGATGTAGAAACAACCTCAACATCCATAATACCATGATCTGATAACATTTTTTCAGCAATTTCAGCACCACTCATCCCATTATGTAAGTGTACTTTTGAATACTTAGCGAACTTACGTTTTAACGTACTACTCACTAACCAACTGATTAACGTAATACCTCCTAATAATATATAATATACTAACATTCTAAATCTTTTTAAAATTTTAATTCATAATAAAATAGAACAAAAATAACGCCAATTTTAATTTATTGATATTATGTCAGTAAATTAAAAAGTGAGGAGTCTAATTTATAGAATCCCCACTTTAAAAAACACTTAAAAGTTAACCAAAAAATTAATGTTATGCTTCAGCATATTCTAAATCGAATGCCTCAGCTATTTCTTTATAAACAATTTTACCATTAACAATATTCAATCCTTTTTCTAAAGACGGACTATGTTTACATGCTTCTTCCCAACCTTGATTGGCTAATTTAATAACATAAGGTAAAGTTACATTAGTTAATCCCATAGTGGAGGTATAAGGTACTGCTCCTGGCATATTGGCAACAGAATAATGCACCACCTCATCTACAATATACGTTGGATCTTGATGTGTTGTTGGTTTAGTGGTTTCAAAACAACCTCCTTGATCTACAGCTACATCAACCATTACGGTTCCTGGGCGCATGTCTTTAAGCATATCTCGGGTAATTAATTTTGGTGCTTTTGCTCCTTTTATCAATACACCACCAATAATTAAATCGGAGTCTACTATATGTTTTCTGATGTTATATTCACTAGAAAATTCACTAACAACGTTATTAGGCATCACATCACTTACGTAACGTAATTGCTTCATATTAATATCTAAAATATGTACACTAGCACCTAACCCTGATGCCATACGAGCAGCCTGAAGTCCTACAACGCCCGCTCCTAAAATCAACACTTTTGCTGGAGGCACACCTGGTATCCCACCTAATAAAATACCACGTCCCATAATGGGTTTCTCTAAAAATTTCGCACCTTGTTGAATTGACATTCTTCCTGCCACCTCAGACATTGGAATTAATAATGGTAAGGTACCATCCGCATCTTCAACCGTTTCATAAGCAATACATACCGCATTACTTTTTATCATAGCATATGTAAGAGGTTCGCTTGATGCAAAATGAAAATATGTAAAAACAACTTGATTTGACTTAATTAAATGATATTCTTCTTCAATAGGCTCTTTTACTTTAACAATCATATCGGCAACATCATAAACTGCTTCAATGGTGTCAAGAATAGTTGCTCCTGCTTCTGTATAATCTTCATCTAAAAAACCACTATTAAAACCTGCATTTTTTTGCACGTAAACTTCATGATTTCTTTTAGTAAGCTCAAACACTCCTGAAGGAGTCATACCTACTCTATTCTCGTTATTTTTTATTTCAATAGGAACTCCAATTTTCATAAGTAAGCGATATTATTTATTAAGTTAGTTTTAATTTTTATCAAAAATAAACGAATTGATTGATATTTGAAGTTTAAATTTTAATTTATTTAAATTATTATTATCAAATTTAACATTTTATTAGTAAATATATAATGTATACCGATTTACTAGACATATTACCGAGGATTCAATAATTGAATAAAAATGAATTAAGAATACTAAAAGAAAACGTACTGTATATCTAGTTCTTCTGATATTTTATTTTGAAGAAAAGCAATAAAAAGGAAGAAATAATGGTGATACTATTAGCAAAAATCATAGATGGACTTTCCTTTAAAACCCCATAAATTAACCACCCCAAAACACCAACAAAAAAAATAGCTAGCATGGGTAAAGACAGACCCGAAACGTCTTTGGTTTTCCAAGTTTTATAAACCTGAGGTAAAAAAGCTGCAGTTGTTAAAATAGCTGCGACAAATCCGATGATTTCCATATAATTTATGTGTTATTATTTAAATAAAAAATATTTGGACGTTACCACAAGGGTCGGGCTTTATTCGTTGGTTTATATTTTAAATTATTGAACTCATGAATATAAATATTTCACTACTCGCTTCCTCCTATCGTGGGTGAGCTCAAACAGACCGTTCAATCCCTAACGTGGGAACCAATAACCTTTGTCGTTTCGAACGAAGAGAGACATCACATAATCAAATACGGAATAAATTATGTGATGTCTCAATCGTACCTCTGTCTACATGACAAAACAATGTTATTAACCTACTATATTCACAATTTTACCAGGAACTACAATCACTTTTTTAGGTGTGCGTCCTTGTAATTGTTCTTGAGTTTTTTCGTGCGCTAAAACCGTTTTTTCAATATCATCTTTACTCATATCTAATGGTAATTCTAATGTGAAACGCATTTTCCCATTAAATGAAATTGGGTAGTTTTTACTGCTTTCTACTAAATGACTGGCATCAAATTCTGGAAATGGTGCCGTTGTAATAGACTCGTTATGGCCTAACTGATTCCATAATTCTTCAGCAATATGAGGTGCATACGGAGAAATTAAAACTAATAAAGGTTCCAAAATCTCTTTTGAAGTACATTTTTGAGCCGTTAACTCATTAACAGCAATCATAAAGGTTGACACCGACGTATTGAATGAGAAATTCTCAATATCTTCTTGTACTTTTTTAATGGTTTTATGAAGTGTTTTTAGAGCATCTTTTGATGCTGCTGCATCTGTAACTTTAAGCCCATTATCATCAGCATACAATTTCCACATTTTTTTAAGAAACGAATGCACCCCTGTAATACCAGCAGTATTCCAAGGTTTATATTGTTCTAAAGGCCCTAAGAACATTTCGTAAAGACGCAAACTGTCTGCGCCGTAATCTTTTACAATGTTATCTGGATTGACAACGTTGTATTTGGATTTAGACATTTTTTCGACTTCGCGAGACACTTTAAAAGTTTCGTTTTCTTCTGTAATAAACTCAGCATTTTTATATTCTTCTCTCCAGTTTTTAAACGCTTCAACATCTAATTCATTAGAAGCATTTACAAATGATACATCAGCATGTAGCTTTACAAACTGAAATTCAATTTTATCACGCATAAACTCAATTATCTCTTCATTTTTCATCGAGTTTAACGTATCAATTATTAAAGGGTCGTCACCAAATATTTGTTTCAGCTTTAATGAATGTAATACTGGTAATTCAGACATTAACCATTCCAATAAATCATCTTCAGCTTCTTTATCTATAAAACTCTCATCTAATTTAAAGTTACTATTGAAACTTTTAAATACTGGCTTATGCTTTATCGGATGCCAACGATTAAGACCTTTATCGTCAATTTTTAAATATGAAATCCTTCTATAAACAAAAGCACTAGTCCCCAAAATCATCCCTTGGTTAATCAGTTTTTTTGCAAACTCATCAACAGGAACAGCACCTTTATCAAACAAGAATTTTTGCCAAAAACGCGAGTACAATAAATGTCCTGTAGCATGCTCACTGCCGCCAATGTATAAATCGACATCTTTCCAATAGTTAAGCGCTTCTTTGCTCGCAAATACTTCAGTATTCGAAGCATCCATGTAACGATTAAAATACCATGAACTTCCTGCCCACCCTGGCATGGTGTTCAACTCTAATGGATGAATGGTTTCATTATCGATTAAATCATTTGAAACGACTTCATTCTTATTGGTGTCCCAAGCCCAAACAGTCGCATTTCCTAATGGCGGTTCACCGGTTTCGGTTGGTAAATATTTTTCTACTTCTGGTAATTTTATTGGTAAATTTGCAGCATCAATCATTTGTGGCATACCATCAACATAATACACAGGGAATGGTTCACCCCAATAACGCTGACGACTAAATACCGCATCGCGCAAGCGGTAATTTGTTTTTCCTTCACCTTGACCAATTTGCTCCAATTCGTAAATAGCACGTTTGGTTGCTTTTTTGTAATTCATTCCGTTAAGGAAATCACTATTACCAATAACGGTTTTATCTTTATCTGAAAACGCTGATTCTGAAATATCTACACCTTCAAAAATATTTATAATGGGAATGTTAAAATGTTTTGCAAAAGCATAATCTCGTTCATCTCCACAAGGCACCGACATGACTGCTCCTGTTCCGTAACCTGCTAAAACATAATCGCCAATCCATACTGGAATAGGTTCTTTTGTAAACGGATGTTCTGCATACGCACCTGTAAATGCTCCAGAAATGGTTTTTACATCGGCCATTCTATCGCGTTCGCTACGTTTTGCTGTAGCTAAAATATACGCATCAACCGCTTCTTTTTGTTCTGGTGTTGTTATCTGTGATACGAATTCGTGTTCTGGTGCCAACGTCATAAAACTAACACCAAAAATGGTGTCGGGTCTTGTTGTGAAAACGTCAATTTGGCGAGACCCTTCGACTGCGCTCAGGGTGTCATTAGAAATTACATTGAATGTTACACTTGCTCCAACCGATTTACCAATCCAGTTACGCTGACTTTCCTTTAAAGAATCTGTCCAATCTATGGTATCTAAACCTTGAAGTAACCGTTCGGCATAAGCAGAAATTCGCATACTCCATTGGGTCATTTTTTTCTTATTACAGAATGGCCACCACGTTCTGAAACACCATTAATTATTTCATCATTTGCCAAAACTGTTCCTAATGCAGGACACCAGTTTACCTCAGTTTCTGCTAAATAAGTTAAACGGTATTGCAGTAATATTTTTTCTTGTTTTTTTGAAGTAAAAGCATTCCAATCTTCAGCAGAAAAAGGGTCAATATCAGCATCACAAACCGCATTTACTTTTGCATTTCCTTCAGCTTCAAAAAGCTTTACTAACTCGGAAATATCTTCAGCTTTATCGCTATCATTATTATACCAAGAATTGAATAATTGAATAAAAATCCACTGCGTCCATTTATAATAACTAGGATCACTTGTACGAACCTCACGAGACCAATCGAATGAAAATCCAATTTGATCCAATTGACGGCGGTATGTTTTTATGTTTTCGGCAGTTGTAATCGCTGGGTGTTGCCCCGTTTGAATCGCATACTGTTCCGCAGGCAAACCAAAACTATCATAACCTTGTGGATGTAATACATTAAAACCTTGATGGCGTTTATAACGTGCATAAATATCAGACGCAATATACCCTAGCGGGTGACCAACATGTAATCCTGCACCACTTGGATACGGAAACATATCTAACACATAAAATTTTGGTTTATCACTTATATTTTCGGCTTTAAACGTTTGATTTGTTGCCCAATAATCTTGCCACTTTTTCTCGATTTTATTGAAATCGTATATCATCCTGTCTGTATCTACTTTTTAAAAGCGCAAATTTACGGTTTAAATAGAAACCAGTAAAGTGTTTACTTCTAATTAATCTATTCTATTAAATAATATGTCTTTAAAAAGCAATTTGTAATTTCGCCGCAAAATTAATTTCACGAATTTGATTAATAATACAACCAAAGCACATTTAGCTTTATTAGGCGCTAACACTATTTATGGCGCTAATTATATTATAGCCAAAGGTATTATGCCAGATAAAATTGGACCATCGGCATTTGTATTTATTAGACTTTCTTGCTGTGTCATCTTATTTTGGATTATAAAACTTCTATTTGTTAATGAGAAAGTAGAAAAAAAAGACCTCTTTAAACTTGCGCTTTGCGGATTATTTGGAGGTGCCTTAAACCAAATGCTGTTTTTTCATGGCATAAACTTAACATCGCCCATAGATGCCTCAATAATTCAAACTGCAACTCCTGTATTAGTTTTAATTTTTAGCATTATCATTTTAAAAGAACGGATTACAAAAAATAAAGTTATAGGAATTTCTTTGGCTGGGGTTGGCGCTATATTTTTAATTCTTTATGGAAACAAAGTACAGGGAACCAGTTCTTTTTTAGGCAATCTATTTGTATTTTTAAATGCTTGTAGCTATGGGTTATATCTCGTAATTGCTAAAACCTTAATGAAAAAATATAATGCTATTACCGTTATTAGCTGGATATTTTTATTTGGATTTCTTTACGCTTTCCCTTTTGGGGTTAATGATTTTTTAAGTACAGACTTTAAAGAATTTACAGTTAACACCTATTTAACTATAGCTTATGTCGTTTTATTTACAACATTTTTAGCGTACCTATTTAACATTTATGCGCTTAAACACTTAGCACCCTCTGTAACTAGTAGCTATGTTTATTTACAGCCAGTAGTTAGCTTTATCATGGTTAGTGCACTCGCATATATCTTTATGCAAGAGGAATATGCACAAGATATTAATCTTATAAAAATATTAAGTTGTGTTGTTGTTGCAAGTGGTGTTTATATAATAAGTAAACCAGAAAAAAAAATCAATTTAAAACAATATTGAAAGTTTAAGCGTTGTTATTTATACTGTATTAGAATACTTTGTTATTTTTACGTTATTAATCCAAGTTACTTTATGAGCTCATCATTTGAAAAACATCAAAAACGCAGACTTATTTCATCTTACTTTTCGGTCGTATTAAGTATTGCTTTGGTATTGTTTTTATTAGGATTACTAGGCATGCTCGTTTTAAATGCAAAAAAAGTATCCGATCATTTTAAGGAACAAGTTGTTCTTACTATATATTTAAAAGACTCGGCAAAAGAGGTTGAAACAAAACAGCTTGAAAAAAGTTTAGCCATGTCTGATTATGTAAAATCCACCGAATACATCTCAAAAGAGCAAGCAGCCGAATCAATGAAAGCTGAAAACGGCGAAGATTTTATGGATTTTGTAGGTTATAATCCCTTACAAAATTCTATCGACGTTCATTTAAAAGCTGACTTTGTAACTTCGGAACAACTTGAAAAAATTTCAACAGAAGCAACCTCTAAAAACTTCGTAGATGAAGTAGCTTATGATAACGACTTGGTTAATTTAATGAACGATAACGTTAAAAAAATAAGTTTCTGGGTACTGGTTATAAGCGGTATTTTCACCTTAATTGCTGTATTACTTATAAATAGTTCCATAAGATTGGCCGTTTACTCCAAACGATTTACCATAAAAACCATGCAAATGGTAGGCGCTACAAAACAATTTATTCGTCGCCCCTTTGTCTGGAAAAGTGTGCGTTTAGGTATTATTGGTGCTGTTTTAGCTTTAATAGGAATGGCTATTGTTTTATATTATTTAAACAAAACATTTACCGAATTAGAGTTACTAAGTAATCCCATATTAATAAGCATGTTGTTTGCTTTCATATTTGCTTTAGGCATTATCATTACTTGGATTAGCACCCATTTTGCTACCCAACGTTTTTTAAATTTAAAAACAGACGACCTTTATTATTAGATAATTTATAATAGCCTTAACGTAAGTTTTTAAATAAATCCGTTAATTTGCATCACTACTTTTAGATTAATCATGGGAGAAAAAAAACAAAAAGACGCTACAAAACCTGTTTTTGTATTCGGAAAGAAAAACTATAAATTCATGTTTATAGGCTTAGCATGTATTGCCTTAGGATTTATATTAATGTCTGGTGGAGGTAGTGACGATCCTAATGTTTTTAATCCTGAAATTTTTAGCTGGAGACGTATTCGTTTAGCTCCAATGCTAATTCTTACTGGTTTTGGTATTCAAGTGTATGCCATTTTACTTAATCCTGATAAAAAGTAATCAACTTAATGTATTAGCAAACTTTGCTGCCATTATTTTTACATAATCAAACCCATTCTGCATAGCATCATCTAAGTTTTTTGAATGTTTTAATACGGCATCAGAATAATCTATTCCAAATTTCTTAATACTATTTTTATCTAAATCTATAGCACCACAAAAAGTAGCAACTCTAATATTTTTAGCGTTCGCGGAAGCAATAACACCTTGAATCGTTTTTCCTAAAAAAGTTTGAGAATCTAATTTACCTTCACCAGTAATAATCCAATCGGCATCTTCTATATGTGCATCAAAATTGGCAAGATGCTTTACTAACTGAATCCCCGATTCTAAAGCACCATTTAAAAAAACTTTTGACGCTATTCCCATTCCTCCAGCTGCGCCTGCACCTTTAACTAATTGAGCTTCCACACCAAAAGTCTTTTTAATAATTTTAGAAAAATCTTTTAAGCCTTTATCTAGCATTTCGATGTCTATTTGCGATGCTCCTTTTTGAGCACCATACACATAGGCCGCACCATTTTCTCCGTATAAAGGATTTGTAACATCACAAGCCACTTGAAATTGAATGCTTTTTAGTTTAGGATGAACACCTGCAAAATCAATGGAAGTAATTTGAGACAGATTAGCCCCTATTGGTTTTATCTCTTCTCTGTTTTTATCTAAAAAACGATACCCTAAAGCAACTGCCATTCCAATACCGCAATCGTTAGTGGCACTTCCTCCAATACCCAAAATAATTTTTGTGGCACCTTTATTAATGGCATCTAAAATCATTTCCCCTGTCCCTAGAGTAGTTGCCTTTTTACAATCAAACTCATATGGCTCCAATAACTTGACACCAGAAGCTTCAGCCATTTCTATAAAGGCTGTTTTAGAATTTTCGGAATATAAATACGAGGCTTCAATGGGTTGAAAAAACGGATTGTTTACTTGAATCTTTACAATTGTTCCATTCAAATAATGATTCACCACATCAATAGTGCCATCACCACCATCAGCTAATGGCAACTTTAAAATAGTTGCATTTGGTAAAATAGTTTTAATACCAACCTCAACAGCATTACAAAATTGTAATCCTGTTAATGAGTTTTTAAATTTATCTGGGGCTATTACTATTTTCATTGATTGATATTTTAACTTAAAATAGATGGAAGAAAATAACTAAAAATTAATATAGCCACAAAAAACATGACAAGAATATAAACTTCTCTTATCATAAAGTCTGATTTTTTAATAGCTACATTAAAATTTGATATTCTTTTTATTTCTGTTTTACCCGTTAATGCACTGACAAGGTATGCTACAACTAAAGCTATTATTACACCCGTGAAATTAAGCCAAATCCAGAAAATATGAATTCCTAAGTCTATATGAAAAATCTCTTGAATAGTTTTTGAAAATATTAAATTAATAAGTACCGCTGAAATAATGCCTGCGTTCATTCCTATATGATTTACTTTTTTTGAAAAGAATGCTAAAAAGAAAGTAACCAAAACGGGACCATAAAACACAGAACCAATAGCATTAATAATCTCTATAACCGCACTTTTGCTTCCTCCAAAAAGAAAGGCACTAGTAATGCATACCAATCCCCAAAACACCACGGACCCTTTCGAAATAAACATGTATTTTTTTGTACTCAATTTTGTTTCTCCTCGGTTAAAGAAATCTTCAACCGTTACAGCAGATAAGGAATTAACCGTTGAACTTAAAGATGACATAGCCGCAGATAAAATACCAACCATTAAAATACCTATTAGACCGTGTGGTAAATATTTCATTATAAAAACAGGAACCATTAAATCTGCTTTAACTCCATGAGTAGCATACTCGTTAGGAAAGTATTTTTGAGTTGTGATGGCTATTTCTTCAAGAAAACCTGGTGCCGTTGTTATTAAACCACCAATAACCAATCCCATGATACAATAAATTAAAACGACAGGAAACCTTAAAAGACCGTTAGCCATTAAAAGGGTTCTAATTGTTTTTTCATTTTTAGCAGATAATAACCGTTGCGCTTGTGTTTGGTCGCAACCATAGTAGGATGCATAAAGAAAAAAGCCTCCTATAATCATTGGTAACAAACCATATTCATTTCCTTCTCCTATTCCTAAATTATAGTCTATAACTTGTAATCTTTCAGGAGAAAAACCTTCTGCTAAACCGCCATGTTCTTGTAAAAGACTCCATCCAAAATACAAGCAAATAATTAACCCTACAAATAAGATAATCATCTGTATGGCATCTCCCCAAACTACAGCTTTCATACCGCCTTGCCATGAATAAATAATAGTAATAACACTTATAATTAAAATAGTATATACAAAATCTATATCTAAAACAGCTTGTAAAATAATAGCAATAGTATAAACCATTACTCCAGTTCCTAAAGCACGACTAATTTGAAACACGATACTTAAAATTAACCGCGTAGAGGTGCTAAATCGTTTTTCTACAAACTCATAAATGCTAACGACTCCAGACCTAAATAATGGAGGAATAATCACTATCATTATAAAAATCATGGCAAGCGGAACAGCAAACTCAAAGGTTAACCATTTCATGCCTCCACCTAATTTTAAACCTACAAAAGCTGGCGCTGATATAAAACTTATGGCCGATAATTGTGTTGCCATTGTAGAGAGACTTAAAGGAAACCACCCCATGCTTTTACCTCCTAAAAAATAATCTTTAGAGTCTTTATTATCTTTAAAGAAAAAACCCATTCCTAAAAAGAAAATGATGTAAAATATTATTATACTATAATCTAGCCAATTCATAATCTATATATACGTTTTAATCTCTATTAATTAGTTTGCTTTCTAAATCGATTTTATTGAACTCGTTTAAACTTTTTTATTACTAAAATCAACTATTTAATAAATCAATTAATAAAGCTGCGCTCCATGAAAAATTATTCCCGCCATAACCTGCATTTCCATGTTCATGTATTTCTTTTCTTGAATCAAAATATTCGTAAAAACCATTTTTCTCAATAATACTAATAGTGTCTTGTTTTACGCGTTCTGCAATATCGTTATATCCATATTGTTTTAAACCATTATAAAGTATCCAGTTAAGATTAATCCACACAGGGCCTCTCCAATATTTTTTAGGACTAAATCGTTCGCTTGTTGGATCAAAAGAAGCACATAAATATTGATGTTCTCCACCAAATTTATCCAGCATAACTTTAACCATTGAAGCTGCTCTTTCCTTGTTAGGAATATTAGCAAACCATGGAGAAAATGATGATGAAGATATATATCTGATTGGTTTTTCATTTCGCAAATCATAATGAATATAAGCACCTAACTCTTCATCAAATAATTTATCGTTAAATGATTTAATACTTTTTGTTTGCCATTTTTGTAGTTGTGCAATTTTATCTTCATTATTTCCCATAAGCTTGTATAATGCTATCAAGCTTTCGTTAGACTTTATTAGCACAGAATTAAATAAAGGATCTTGCACTAAAAACGGAGATAATTCTGCTATTTTTTCATCGCTATAATTATTTTCCTTTGCTATTTCAATAATATACAAATAATGATCATATTCTCTTTTTGAAGGTCTTTCTGAAGCATCTACATGAGTTGTATCTCTTCTCTCAAAAGTATATTCTGGCGAATTCATAGTTTTCCATATATCATCCCAAATAGGTGAATTATCGGTTCCAGATTCCCAATTATGGTATATATATATTAAACCTTCATCTTGAGGATCTCTATTTTTATAAAAATATTCATGATTAAAATAAACCTTATCAATAACCGTTTCTATAAACTTTAAAGTTGCTTTTTTATCGCTACTAATTCTATATAAATTTTCTAAAACAAATCCCGTTACAGGAGGTTGTGTCATGCCAGTAGATTTATACTTTTTTGAAGCTTCAGGGTGTAAATTTGAACAATGAAAATCAGGCCCCGGAAAATAACTATCACTTTCGGTATGAAAAATGATATGTGGTATAAATCCATTTCCCCATTGCGCATCTAACAAGGTATTTATTTCGGCTTCGGCCTTTTGCATATCAAAATGCGCAAAACCTATGGCAATTAAACCAGAATCCCAAAACCATTGGAATGGGTATAAGTTTGCACAAGGAATACTAAAACGATCCTTCCAATTGTTATTAAGAACTTCTCTAGCTTTTTTTTGTAATTCTTTCATAGGTATCTATCTTACTAAAAAACTCATCACCTACACTTAGCAGTAAGTGATGAGTAATTAAACTAAATTAATATGGGTTAAAAGTTAAACGTTGCAGTTATAAAAAACCGTCTTGGCAAAATTGGTCTTCCAAAGAAGAACTCTGCATCACCAGCTTGATTAACGTTTCTTGGATCTCCTTCTGTTACACCTTCATCATCAAATAAGTTAAATATGGAAAATCCTAATCTTAAAGTATCATTACTGTCTTCATTATCTCCCATTTTAAACATATAACCAGCACCTAAACGTGCAATAGTTATTGCATCTAATTCAACAGTATTATTATCTGCTGCAAATTTGCTTCCTGTATGGTTAAACGAGAATAATGCATCAAACGCTCCAACATCATAATTTACACCTAAGCTCCCTAAAAAGTTTGGTTGTCTTGCTAACTCATTACCTTCGTTAACAGTTGATGATGTATTATTTGTTAAATCTGTAGAAACATTTTTAGTAATTTCATGATCTTGATACGTTGCTGTGCCTCTTAAACTAAAGTTATCTGCAAACGCCCAATCAAATGTTGTTTCTAAACCAATTGTTGATGTACTTTGTTCAGATCTTGTTAAATCTACTAAAGTACCACTTAC
The nucleotide sequence above comes from Flavobacteriaceae bacterium HL-DH10. Encoded proteins:
- a CDS encoding sodium/solute symporter (Members of the Solute:Sodium Symporter (SSS), TC 2.A.21 as described in tcdb.org, catalyze solute:Na+ symport. Known solutes for members of the family include sugars, amino acids, nucleosides, inositols, vitamins, urea or anions, depending on the system.) gives rise to the protein MNWLDYSIIIFYIIFFLGMGFFFKDNKDSKDYFLGGKSMGWFPLSLSTMATQLSAISFISAPAFVGLKLGGGMKWLTFEFAVPLAMIFIMIVIIPPLFRSGVVSIYEFVEKRFSTSTRLILSIVFQISRALGTGVMVYTIAIILQAVLDIDFVYTILIISVITIIYSWQGGMKAVVWGDAIQMIILFVGLIICLYFGWSLLQEHGGLAEGFSPERLQVIDYNLGIGEGNEYGLLPMIIGGFFLYASYYGCDQTQAQRLLSAKNEKTIRTLLMANGLLRFPVVLIYCIMGLVIGGLITTAPGFLEEIAITTQKYFPNEYATHGVKADLMVPVFIMKYLPHGLIGILMVGILSAAMSSLSSTVNSLSAVTVEDFFNRGETKLSTKKYMFISKGSVVFWGLVCITSAFLFGGSKSAVIEIINAIGSVFYGPVLVTFFLAFFSKKVNHIGMNAGIISAVLINLIFSKTIQEIFHIDLGIHIFWIWLNFTGVIIALVVAYLVSALTGKTEIKRISNFNVAIKKSDFMIREVYILVMFFVAILIFSYFLPSILS
- a CDS encoding glycerate kinase → MKIVIAPDKFKNSLTGLQFCNAVEVGIKTILPNATILKLPLADGGDGTIDVVNHYLNGTIVKIQVNNPFFQPIEASYLYSENSKTAFIEMAEASGVKLLEPYEFDCKKATTLGTGEMILDAINKGATKIILGIGGSATNDCGIGMAVALGYRFLDKNREEIKPIGANLSQITSIDFAGVHPKLKSIQFQVACDVTNPLYGENGAAYVYGAQKGASQIDIEMLDKGLKDFSKIIKKTFGVEAQLVKGAGAAGGMGIASKVFLNGALESGIQLVKHLANFDAHIEDADWIITGEGKLDSQTFLGKTIQGVIASANAKNIRVATFCGAIDLDKNSIKKFGIDYSDAVLKHSKNLDDAMQNGFDYVKIMAAKFANTLS
- a CDS encoding zinc metallopeptidase, translated to MLVYYILLGGITLISWLVSSTLKRKFAKYSKVHLHNGMSGAEIAEKMLSDHGIMDVEVVSTSGRLTDHYNPKNKTVNLSEAVYNQRNAAAAAVAAHECGHAVQHAKAYQWLTMRSALVPIVSVTSGMSTWIVFGGLMLGAAAGLGLGYWVAVAGLVMMGFATLFSFITLPVEYDASHRALAWLKNKNMVSKDEYKGSEDALKWAARTYLVAAVGSLATLVYWGFRVFAGGRD
- the ald gene encoding alanine dehydrogenase produces the protein MKIGVPIEIKNNENRVGMTPSGVFELTKRNHEVYVQKNAGFNSGFLDEDYTEAGATILDTIEAVYDVADMIVKVKEPIEEEYHLIKSNQVVFTYFHFASSEPLTYAMIKSNAVCIAYETVEDADGTLPLLIPMSEVAGRMSIQQGAKFLEKPIMGRGILLGGIPGVPPAKVLILGAGVVGLQAARMASGLGASVHILDINMKQLRYVSDVMPNNVVSEFSSEYNIRKHIVDSDLIIGGVLIKGAKAPKLITRDMLKDMRPGTVMVDVAVDQGGCFETTKPTTHQDPTYIVDEVVHYSVANMPGAVPYTSTMGLTNVTLPYVIKLANQGWEEACKHSPSLEKGLNIVNGKIVYKEIAEAFDLEYAEA
- a CDS encoding DUF3098 domain-containing protein — protein: MGEKKQKDATKPVFVFGKKNYKFMFIGLACIALGFILMSGGGSDDPNVFNPEIFSWRRIRLAPMLILTGFGIQVYAILLNPDKK
- a CDS encoding permease-like cell division protein FtsX; this translates as MSSSFEKHQKRRLISSYFSVVLSIALVLFLLGLLGMLVLNAKKVSDHFKEQVVLTIYLKDSAKEVETKQLEKSLAMSDYVKSTEYISKEQAAESMKAENGEDFMDFVGYNPLQNSIDVHLKADFVTSEQLEKISTEATSKNFVDEVAYDNDLVNLMNDNVKKISFWVLVISGIFTLIAVLLINSSIRLAVYSKRFTIKTMQMVGATKQFIRRPFVWKSVRLGIIGAVLALIGMAIVLYYLNKTFTELELLSNPILISMLFAFIFALGIIITWISTHFATQRFLNLKTDDLYY
- a CDS encoding DMT family transporter translates to MINNTTKAHLALLGANTIYGANYIIAKGIMPDKIGPSAFVFIRLSCCVILFWIIKLLFVNEKVEKKDLFKLALCGLFGGALNQMLFFHGINLTSPIDASIIQTATPVLVLIFSIIILKERITKNKVIGISLAGVGAIFLILYGNKVQGTSSFLGNLFVFLNACSYGLYLVIAKTLMKKYNAITVISWIFLFGFLYAFPFGVNDFLSTDFKEFTVNTYLTIAYVVLFTTFLAYLFNIYALKHLAPSVTSSYVYLQPVVSFIMVSALAYIFMQEEYAQDINLIKILSCVVVASGVYIISKPEKKINLKQY
- a CDS encoding SemiSWEET transporter; amino-acid sequence: MEIIGFVAAILTTAAFLPQVYKTWKTKDVSGLSLPMLAIFFVGVLGWLIYGVLKESPSMIFANSITIISSFLLLFFKIKYQKN